Below is a window of Fibrobacter sp. UWB11 DNA.
TGCACCACGGAGCTTAATACATGTCTTGAGGACCGTCGATGATGTTTCTGCAGAAAGCTTAGACATGGCATCGTAGTCCACCTCGGGCGAAATACATTGTGAGTAAGAACAATATGCCTTTTTCGGGTCGTCAATATTCAGGGGCAGCATGACTAGGTTGATACAAAAGTCGAAGTGCTCCGGGCGGATGTAGGCATGAATAGGTTCTTTTTTGATGGCGCACTGGTAGCAGAAGTGTTCGAAGTTCAGTTCCTTCTTCATGTACCGTTCGTAACTGGAACCGGGTTTAAAGGGCTCGTTTGTTATGGCATACCCATCACGAACGGCTTGTTCTGTTGCTTCAATGAACGGTTTGTTGGCTACTTCATAAAGAATGCGACCAAGTCTACCGTCTTCTCGCTTTTCGACTGAAACAACACAAGTCATTGTGTTAAAGGAATCCACAAACTTTTGCAAGTCCATATTTAACGCTTCCTGTTTTCTGGATATTTTTCATAAAAGCGCTTTTTATCTTCGTACATGCGGGCGTCTGCTTCTCGCATGGCTACACGGATATCGCCTTGTTTGTCGTCGTAATAAAATCCAATTGCAAAACTGACGGGCTCTGGGGCTTCGGCCTTTTTACGCAAAGCTTCGATTTGAGCCTCGATAGTTTCTTTGGACGTGTTTGTGGAAATGACCACGAATTCGTCGCCACCGGCACGATAAATTTCACAATCTGCGAAACAGTCCATCAAAGCTTTTGCTGCGTTTTTCAGAAGGGTGTCGCCTGCATTATGGCCATCACCATCATTTACGGTCTTGAGACCGTTCAAGTCTGCAAAAACAATTCCGTATGTATCTGGTTTACGTTCACGACCGCTTACAACCTTGAGGACGCGGTTGTTCATGGCGTTACGATTCTTGACGCCTGTCAAAAGGTCTGTGGAACTCAACATTTCGAGCTTCTGTAACAATTGATAGTTTACAATTTCAGAAGCGATAAAAAATGTTGTCAGTTCAAGGGTTTCCTTGATGTGGTCCGTATTCTTGGTGTCGAAGTTTGTTGCCCAGATAAAGCCTATTGTTTCGTTATTGTACTGGAGCGGGAACAGCACTATGCTGCGGATGTCTGCTTCTTGCATGGATTTGTACCAACGAGGATTGCGTACCTTGATGGTATCCATATCGTTTTCGTCTTTAATGATAAGACAGTTGCTCCCGCCGATTGTATCAACCCATGTTTTGACTAGATCTATAAACGAATCGTTCAGGTAATCTAAAAGAGAATGGTGACCTATGTCTGGAGCGGTACTTTCGCTCAATAGCGAACAAGTGTTTTCCTTAAAATTAGTCAGCATGATGCAGCAGAAATTTGAACCGCAAATATTACGAATGTCACTAATGACTTCGTCCATTGTCTTTAGAAAATCTTTGGTGCTGCGGAGCTTGATACATGTTTTTAGAACGTCTGAAGTAGTTTTTGCCGAAAGATTGGCCATTTGTTCTGCACTAGCTTCGCTCGAAAGCTCTTGCGTGTAGGTGCAGTAGCATTTGTTGGGGTCATCGAAATCAAGAGGCAGACTGAATATGTTGAACCATACATCGAACCGGTCAGGGTGGATGTAGGCGTGCATAGGCTTTTTATTGACTGCACTGTTGAAAATGAAATGCTCGAAGTTCAGGTCTTTGGGAATATATGTGGTGTATTCCTGACCGGGCACGAACTTTTTGCCGAAGGGCATGTCAATCGGAATGTCGTTGTTTTTTTCATAAGTCGCAACATACGCCTTATTACCGACTTCTATGCGCATTTTGCCATAGCTCCCGTCGGCATTTTTTTCAACAGACATGATACAGGTCATCGAATCAAACTGGTCTACATATTCCTGTAAATCCATATTAACTCCTTCTTTGGCCTAAAAGCCTTTATAAAAATAATATGAATCGTGGAAATTGGGAGTTTGTAAAATCACTTTTTTTATAATTTGGGCTCAAAATTGGGTGATTTTCCTCACTTTTTCGCAGTTTTTTTATATTCATCGCTAATGATTCACGATACGATTTTTGACCCGATTCGCAAAAAAGAGGTTCCTGCGACCCCCGAAGAGCATGTTCGGCAGGCGACAGTGCGCTATTTGCTCGATGTGGTGAAGGTGCCAGAACACTTGATTGCGGTGGAATTCCCGCTTTCGTCGGTAGATGCTAAGACGGCGGATCGGGCGGATATTGTGGTGCACAATTTTAGGGCGGGGGCGCCTCTCTCAAAGCCGTGGCTTTTGGTGGAGTGCAAGGCTCCGGGCGAATACACGTGGCCCGTGCTGCAACAGCAACTGAACAAGTATTTGCAGATTTTGACGCCGAACTACGTGATGCTTGCACTAGGTGATGCGGTGCGCTATTTTGAGCTAGATCCTGTGACGCGCCGGTTCAAGAAAATCGAAAGTTTGCCGGTGTTTGGCTAGGGACTGTGCGGAGCTTGTCATCCTGAGCGGAGTGCGCAGCACGAAGTCGAAGGATCTAGTTATTGTACAACAGACAAAACATCCCCGTCGGCGAGTCGTGTCTTGATGGTGTCGCCGCTCTTGAGCTGGCTTGCCTTGCGGATAAATTTCCCATTTTCATCTAGTGTGAGCGAGTAGCCCTTGGCAAGTGTCGTCTTGGGATCTGCGTTTTTGACTTTCTCGGTTACGAGCTCGAATTGCGATTTTGCAAGGTCGAGAATTTTGCGGGACCCCTGCTTTAAACCTTCGTGGTTGCGGTCGAGGCGCTCGTGCTCAGACTTTATGTAAAAAGCGGTGTCCTTTTTGATGGATGCTGCTATGAGCACATGTTTCGATTTCTCGTTTTGGATGAGCCCGAAAACTTTTTGCTGGAGCTGGTTCCCCATCGTGCCGAGTTGCTTGTTGCTTTCGGTGAGAAGGTCGCGGGCGCCATCGGCAATGTTTGCCATTGCATCGGTTATGCGGTTCCAACTATCAGTGACGTGTTCTACGAGACGCTTGGCGCAGTCTGTGGGCGTGATGCATGAGAGGTAAGCGACTTCGTCCAAAAGGCAACGGTCGATTTCGTGGCCGATTCCCGTAAAGACGGGGGTGGGGTAGTTTGCTACTGCTCGGCAAAGCGCTTCGCTATCAAAGAAGTTCAAGTCTGTCTTGGCGCCGCCGCCGCGCACAATGCAGACAACATCTAAATTGGGGTCGCTTTGAAGTTGGTCCAGGGCGGCGATAATACTCCCTTCGGTTTCGTTCCCTTGCATCCGCGCATAGACCGTCGTGACTTCGAATGCAAATGGCGAAGCTTCAAGTCGCGTGGTGAAATCCTTGTACGCCGCCGTATTTTCGCCGGTGATAAGCCCCACGCGGAGCGGAACGTCGGCAAGTTCTAACTGCTTGTTCTTTTCGAGCAAGCCTTCCATCGCAAGGCGCTTCAAAATGGCGCTCTTCGTCAGTGCAAGTTCGCCAATCGTGTAAACCGGGTCGATGTCCAAGATTTGCGCTTGCAGCTTTCCGTACGGGATGTACAGTTCCGCACGCACGAGGAAATTGACCTTCAAGTCGTGCTTGAGTGTAAACGGCTGCGAAAGGCTGGAAATTTTTGCGAGAATCGCATCGTATTTGGCTGTGTAGCAATAAAGGGCAAGCGTTGCTTTCGGTTTCACGTCGCCATCGGCGAAGTCTGCAATGCTCAGGTAAACGCCCGACGGCTTTTCCGCAATTTGCGAAATCACCCCATGCACCCAAACCGCAGGTGTTGCCTCCACGGTGTTCTTGAGCGAACGCATGTACTGCGTGACCGAAAATGTACGAACTTCTTGATCCATTTGATTTTAATTGAGATGTCGTTTACGTTGTCATCCTGAGTGAAGAACCGTTGGGTTCGAAGTCGAAGGAACTAGAACGCATGAAATTGACGTTAATTATAATAATAATTAAATTGCTTAGTACAAAAAGGACTCCCCGTGTCGAAAGTAGTTTCTGCAATGGATATGCGTCAGAATTTTGGGACGCTCTTGAACCAGGTCGCTATCAAGGACGAAGAAATTGTCATTGAACGCGCTGGCAAGCCTTTGGCACGCCTCGTGAGCATGAATTCCGCCACAAGCGGCAAACTTGACTTTCGCGATATCGGAAAACTCCCGAACGACATCTGGAACGAACTTTAGTTTGTATTTATTTGCTGAAGGCTGTAAAAAAATCTTAACGAAAAACGCCCCCGATTAAATCGGGGGCGAAATTTTTGTCATTCTCCGTTAGGAGAATCCATAGTTCTCAGCTTGCTTAATTCGTGAATCCGGCAAAGATGTTGTTGCTCAAGAACGGCAGGAATCCGAGAACGATCACGGCTGCGCTCAAGAGAATGATAACTTCGCGTTGACGCTTGGTGAGGCGGAGCGGAGTGAGGTGGCCGTCCGGATCATCGACCCAGGCAGCTTTGATGAGCTGCAAGTAGTAGAAGAGCGCAATGACGTTGTTCAAGACGGCGAATGCGACGAGCGCGTAATGGCCTGTCGAAGCTCCGCTGAAGAACAGGTGGAATTTGCCAAAGAAGCCGGCGAGAGGCGGGATGCCTGCCAAGCTGAACATCGAAATCGCAAGGGCAATGGCGAGGCTCGGGTTCTGTTTTGAAAGTCCACGGAGCGATTGGAACGTTTCTTCGCGATGATGCCCGATGATGCCGAACACGAAGAATGCAAGGTAGTTCGAAACGGCATAGACAAAGAGGTAATAGATGATTGCCGTCTTTGCGGTTGTTGCAGGGCCAAGCAAGGCGACCATGATGTAGCCTGCCTGAGCGATAGAGCTGTAAGCCATGAAACGGCGGAGGCGGCTCTGCTTTAAAGCACCGAGGTTACCGACAAAGAGCGTGACGCCAGCGAGGAGAGCGATGAGCGGAGCAATCTTGTCTTGAATCGGAGCGAGCGGGCCGTAAACGAGCACGACGAGGAACGCAATGGCGGTTGCCTTCGATGTCACGGAAAGCACGGCGGTTACCGGCGTCGGAGCGCCTTCGTAAACGTCCGGAGCCCAGGTGTAGAACGGGAACAGCGTTAGCTTGAATCCGATTCCGCAGAAGAGGAACAGCACGGCAATCCACAAGAGCGGGCTAGAACCGCTTGCAACAGCGGCCTGGATTTCGTTGAAGTGGAGGCTTCCGGAGAAACCGTAGAGGTAGCTGAAGCCAAACAGTTCAAATGCTGTGGCGACAGATCCCATCAAGATGTACTTGGTAGCGGCTTCAGAGCCGTATTGGTCGCGCTTGTTCCAGGCGGCGAGTGCGTACATCGGGATGGTCGCAATTTCGAGGCCGAGGAAGAACGTGAGCAAGTCGCAAGCGCTCACGACCGTGAATCCACCGAACGTTGCAAATGCGATGGCACCGATGAATTCGGCAATCTGGTGCATGGGCGGTTTCTTGTCGGCGCCATGTTCAAAGTAGTCCTTGGAAAGCCACATGCCAAGCAGAGCACTCACTATGAGCACTTCGCGCATGAGCACGCCGAAGTCGTCCACTTTCCAGTTGCAGATAAATAATCTTCCGTTGCCACTCGCGAGCGGGATGAAGTTCAGCAAGAAGAAAATGGCGATAAAGCCGATGTTCGCCATGCGCCAAGGGACTTTGGATTGTGTAGTCACGAAAAGGCGTATCCCAATCACGACGAATGGGAAAATCAGCAGCAAAACGTCAGGTAGAATGAAGTTTGGAATTGCAAAATTTGTCATAATTAAACCTACTATAAACCTGCCGATGAAATCTTTTCAAAGATAGGTGCTATGCTCTGGTCCAGAAGTTCCGAAATCCAGCCGGGGCAAACACCGATAAACAATAAGCAGGCAACGAGAACGACGATGACCAACTTTTCGCGGAAGCATCCATCGGTGAGGCCTTCGTACTTTTGCGGGAGCGGGCCGTGAAGCATACGGTTCGCGGTTTGCAGAATGTAGACGGCAGTCGTTGTGATGGAGAGAATGGCGAGAATAGTCACGATGCGTGTGAGCGTAGAATCTTGCTGGAATGCGCCAATGAAGATGGTGCTTTCGGCAATGAATCCGCTAAAGCCCGGGAGACCAAGTCCTGCGAAACCGGCAAGTACAAAGCCTACGCCGAGGAACGGCATCTTGCGCATGATACCGCCCATTTCCGTGATGTCACGGGTGTGGGTGCGTTCGTAAATCATGCCGATAGTCGCGAAGAAGAGTCCGGTCAAGAATCCGTGAGAAATCATCTGGAGGCTAGCGCCACGAAGTCCAATCGGTGTGAGGGCTGCAAGTCCGAGGAAGATGAGGCCCAAGTGGCTGATGGAGCTGTAAGCGGTGATATACTTGAGGTCCTTGTGGCGGATGGCAATAAACGGGCCGAGAACCACGTTAAAGATGAGGAGCGCTACAACGTACGGGAGCCAAATCTTGGCGGCTTCGGGCATGAGGAACATGGCAACGCGCAAGCATCCGTAGGCACCCATTTTCATCATCACACCGGCAGCGAGCATCGAAACTGCAGTCGGTGCGGCGGAGTGACCGTCCGGGCTCCAGAAGTGGAACGGGAAGAGCGAACTCGAAACGGCGAATCCCATGAACATGAGCGGGAATGCCCACATCTGGAAATCCATCGGGAGTGTCGTCTTTGCAATTTCAATGAGGTTCCAGCTGGTAGCGCCACTTTCGAAGTAAAGTCCGAAGAGCGTTGCAAGAATCATCGAAGAGCCAAACGCAAGCGTCAACGTGAGCTTTTTACCACCGTAGTCGCGTTTGCCACTGCCGTAGCAGGCAATCATGAGGTACATGCAAAGTGCTTCCATTTCGTAGAACACGAAGAAAAGCACCAAGTCAAAGCTCATGTATACGCCGTAAACGCTTGTTGCTAAAAGCTGGATAAGCGCAAAGAAAATCTTCTGATTCCCTTTGATCTTGAGGCTTACAAGCACGCCTGCCCAGACGATAAATGCCGTGAGTGCAAGCAACAGCATGTTGAGACCGTCAGCGCCAACAATGTAGTGGGCGTTGAACATCGAAAGCCACGGGATGTCCGTGAAGAATCGGAGCGCAAGCGGTGCGGCTGCCGGATCCGTCGGAGTTCCCGAGAGGGCGTAGATGGCGTAAGTCAAGTAGCAGACAATTGCAAGGACAATTGTTGCCGACGTGACGTGGATGGTTCGGAGCGTCTTTTCGTACGTGGCGGGGATCAGTACGCAGGCGAGAACTGTTAAGAGGGGGATGACCCAAATGGAGTTAAAAAGTATTGTATTCATGGGTGCGCCTTACAGGGGAAGCTGGCCGAAGAATCGCCAAAGGAGAACGCCAACAATCAAAGTACCCAAGTAGAACGGCAAGTAGCCGGCTTGGGCAAAACGGACCAAGTCACCGAGCTTGTGGACAAACCAGACCGTAAAGGCGAGGAGTCCTTCAATCACGTAATCGTTGAATGCGCGGGCAACGCGGGCGATACCGCCAAAGATGAACTGGCGGACGACGGCGTAGTACATTTCATCGAAGTAGAACTTGTGGTAAATGACTTTGTAGATGCCGCTGCGGTTGGTTTCGTCGAGAGCGCGTTGGACTTTTGCCCACGGGCTTGCATAAAGCAACCAAGCAATTACAAGTGCGACAACCGCAATGCCCACAGCTACAAACGGAATCCATTCGGCATGATCGAATCTC
It encodes the following:
- a CDS encoding GGDEF domain-containing protein, encoding MDLQEYVDQFDSMTCIMSVEKNADGSYGKMRIEVGNKAYVATYEKNNDIPIDMPFGKKFVPGQEYTTYIPKDLNFEHFIFNSAVNKKPMHAYIHPDRFDVWFNIFSLPLDFDDPNKCYCTYTQELSSEASAEQMANLSAKTTSDVLKTCIKLRSTKDFLKTMDEVISDIRNICGSNFCCIMLTNFKENTCSLLSESTAPDIGHHSLLDYLNDSFIDLVKTWVDTIGGSNCLIIKDENDMDTIKVRNPRWYKSMQEADIRSIVLFPLQYNNETIGFIWATNFDTKNTDHIKETLELTTFFIASEIVNYQLLQKLEMLSSTDLLTGVKNRNAMNNRVLKVVSGRERKPDTYGIVFADLNGLKTVNDGDGHNAGDTLLKNAAKALMDCFADCEIYRAGGDEFVVISTNTSKETIEAQIEALRKKAEAPEPVSFAIGFYYDDKQGDIRVAMREADARMYEDKKRFYEKYPENRKR
- a CDS encoding type I restriction enzyme HsdR N-terminal domain-containing protein, coding for MIHDTIFDPIRKKEVPATPEEHVRQATVRYLLDVVKVPEHLIAVEFPLSSVDAKTADRADIVVHNFRAGAPLSKPWLLVECKAPGEYTWPVLQQQLNKYLQILTPNYVMLALGDAVRYFELDPVTRRFKKIESLPVFG
- the xseA gene encoding exodeoxyribonuclease VII large subunit encodes the protein MDQEVRTFSVTQYMRSLKNTVEATPAVWVHGVISQIAEKPSGVYLSIADFADGDVKPKATLALYCYTAKYDAILAKISSLSQPFTLKHDLKVNFLVRAELYIPYGKLQAQILDIDPVYTIGELALTKSAILKRLAMEGLLEKNKQLELADVPLRVGLITGENTAAYKDFTTRLEASPFAFEVTTVYARMQGNETEGSIIAALDQLQSDPNLDVVCIVRGGGAKTDLNFFDSEALCRAVANYPTPVFTGIGHEIDRCLLDEVAYLSCITPTDCAKRLVEHVTDSWNRITDAMANIADGARDLLTESNKQLGTMGNQLQQKVFGLIQNEKSKHVLIAASIKKDTAFYIKSEHERLDRNHEGLKQGSRKILDLAKSQFELVTEKVKNADPKTTLAKGYSLTLDENGKFIRKASQLKSGDTIKTRLADGDVLSVVQ
- a CDS encoding type II toxin-antitoxin system Phd/YefM family antitoxin produces the protein MSKVVSAMDMRQNFGTLLNQVAIKDEEIVIERAGKPLARLVSMNSATSGKLDFRDIGKLPNDIWNEL
- a CDS encoding NADH-quinone oxidoreductase subunit N, whose translation is MTNFAIPNFILPDVLLLIFPFVVIGIRLFVTTQSKVPWRMANIGFIAIFFLLNFIPLASGNGRLFICNWKVDDFGVLMREVLIVSALLGMWLSKDYFEHGADKKPPMHQIAEFIGAIAFATFGGFTVVSACDLLTFFLGLEIATIPMYALAAWNKRDQYGSEAATKYILMGSVATAFELFGFSYLYGFSGSLHFNEIQAAVASGSSPLLWIAVLFLFCGIGFKLTLFPFYTWAPDVYEGAPTPVTAVLSVTSKATAIAFLVVLVYGPLAPIQDKIAPLIALLAGVTLFVGNLGALKQSRLRRFMAYSSIAQAGYIMVALLGPATTAKTAIIYYLFVYAVSNYLAFFVFGIIGHHREETFQSLRGLSKQNPSLAIALAISMFSLAGIPPLAGFFGKFHLFFSGASTGHYALVAFAVLNNVIALFYYLQLIKAAWVDDPDGHLTPLRLTKRQREVIILLSAAVIVLGFLPFLSNNIFAGFTN
- a CDS encoding NuoM family protein, which translates into the protein MNTILFNSIWVIPLLTVLACVLIPATYEKTLRTIHVTSATIVLAIVCYLTYAIYALSGTPTDPAAAPLALRFFTDIPWLSMFNAHYIVGADGLNMLLLALTAFIVWAGVLVSLKIKGNQKIFFALIQLLATSVYGVYMSFDLVLFFVFYEMEALCMYLMIACYGSGKRDYGGKKLTLTLAFGSSMILATLFGLYFESGATSWNLIEIAKTTLPMDFQMWAFPLMFMGFAVSSSLFPFHFWSPDGHSAAPTAVSMLAAGVMMKMGAYGCLRVAMFLMPEAAKIWLPYVVALLIFNVVLGPFIAIRHKDLKYITAYSSISHLGLIFLGLAALTPIGLRGASLQMISHGFLTGLFFATIGMIYERTHTRDITEMGGIMRKMPFLGVGFVLAGFAGLGLPGFSGFIAESTIFIGAFQQDSTLTRIVTILAILSITTTAVYILQTANRMLHGPLPQKYEGLTDGCFREKLVIVVLVACLLFIGVCPGWISELLDQSIAPIFEKISSAGL